From the Fibrobacter sp. genome, one window contains:
- a CDS encoding DUF1343 domain-containing protein — protein MVSLALSRFEKAFPANLKGKRLGAVLHPASVLPDLHYTLDLLKEYDGKLFKLSALFGPQHGIKGHTQDNMIEWEGYTDPELGIPVYSLYGEHREPTPEMLSHVDMMLVDLQDVGARYYTFIWTLFLCMKACEKAGIPVIVVDRPNPINCIDEEGPVLDLNYTSFVGLHSIRTRHAKTIGELAVQFKEERFPKCELYVLGMEGYDKKMWYDQTGLPWILPSPNMPTLDTAIVYPGMCLFEATNVSEGRGTTRPFEIFGAPFIDAVKLCKYMNGLKLPGVYFRENYFQPTFHKGAGQICGGAQIHVLDRDKFRSFDMAVKLLQYIFNEYPKDFAWKQPPYEYEFKKLPIDILLGNGTFRRDYIETSI, from the coding sequence ATGGTCTCTCTCGCACTCTCTCGTTTCGAAAAAGCCTTCCCCGCAAACCTCAAGGGCAAGCGCCTCGGCGCTGTCCTCCACCCGGCTTCGGTACTCCCGGACCTGCATTACACTCTCGACCTTCTGAAGGAATACGACGGCAAGCTGTTCAAGCTTTCGGCACTCTTTGGCCCGCAGCATGGCATCAAGGGCCACACCCAAGACAATATGATCGAGTGGGAGGGCTACACCGACCCCGAACTGGGCATTCCCGTCTATAGCCTGTACGGCGAACACCGGGAACCCACCCCCGAGATGCTCAGCCACGTGGACATGATGCTCGTGGACCTGCAGGATGTTGGCGCCCGCTACTACACGTTCATCTGGACCTTGTTCCTTTGTATGAAAGCCTGCGAGAAGGCCGGAATCCCCGTGATCGTGGTGGACCGTCCGAACCCCATCAACTGTATCGATGAAGAAGGTCCGGTGCTTGACTTGAATTACACGAGTTTTGTGGGCCTGCACAGTATCCGCACCCGCCACGCAAAGACGATTGGCGAATTGGCGGTGCAGTTCAAGGAAGAACGCTTCCCCAAGTGCGAACTCTACGTGCTGGGCATGGAAGGTTACGACAAGAAAATGTGGTACGATCAGACGGGACTCCCGTGGATTCTGCCCAGCCCCAACATGCCTACCCTCGATACCGCAATCGTTTACCCCGGCATGTGCCTGTTCGAGGCCACCAACGTGAGCGAAGGCCGCGGCACCACCCGCCCCTTTGAGATTTTCGGCGCCCCGTTTATCGATGCGGTCAAACTTTGCAAGTACATGAACGGATTGAAATTGCCCGGCGTGTATTTCCGCGAGAATTACTTCCAGCCTACGTTCCACAAGGGCGCAGGCCAGATTTGCGGTGGCGCGCAGATACACGTGCTCGACCGCGACAAGTTCCGCAGTTTTGATATGGCGGTAAAGCTTTTGCAGTACATCTTCAACGAGTACCCGAAGGATTTCGCCTGGAAGCAGCCGCCCTACGAATACGAATTCAAGAAGTTGCCTATCGACATCCTGCTCGGCAACGGCACGTTTAGACGAGATTATATAGAGACAAGCATCTAA
- the ssb gene encoding single-stranded DNA-binding protein: MAYLNKVMLIGNIGKDPEFRMSQTGGRKRVSFSLATSRRYRDNNGEQKEQTDWHNIVGWGKTADIIEQLGVHKGMSLYVEGTLTNRSWTDQNGQKRYATEVNMDTFQLLGPRTQGGSPSYQGGNSYQGSSNNYSQPQGGAPAYDAPMPEDDGSDLPF, from the coding sequence ATGGCTTATTTGAACAAAGTGATGCTCATTGGCAATATTGGTAAGGACCCTGAATTCCGCATGAGCCAGACCGGTGGACGCAAGCGCGTCTCCTTCTCCCTCGCCACCAGCCGTCGTTACCGCGACAACAACGGCGAGCAGAAAGAACAGACCGACTGGCACAACATTGTGGGTTGGGGTAAAACTGCCGACATTATCGAGCAACTTGGCGTACACAAGGGCATGAGCCTCTACGTAGAGGGCACCCTTACCAACCGCAGCTGGACCGACCAGAACGGCCAGAAGCGTTACGCTACCGAAGTCAACATGGACACCTTCCAGCTGCTGGGCCCCCGCACTCAGGGCGGTTCTCCCTCTTACCAGGGCGGCAACTCCTACCAGGGTAGCTCCAACAACTACAGCCAGCCTCAGGGTGGCGCTCCGGCATACGACGCCCCCATGCCCGAAGACGACGGCTCTGACCTTCCCTTCTAG
- a CDS encoding aspartate-semialdehyde dehydrogenase: MIRNVAIMGATGAVGQEILSILEERNFPLQSLKLLASERSAGKEFKFKGETLKCEVLNKDSFKGIDLVLSSAGAAISQEFAPIAVENGAVVVDNTSFFRMDPKVPLVVPEVNPEDIKLYKAENGGKGIIANPNCTTIMMVVVLNPIEKISHIKKIHISSYQSASGAGAIAMEELKQQYKDIIETGTTTHIAKFPFQLAYNVIPQIDKMTENDYTKEEMKMFNETRKIMHSDVRTSATCVRVSSLRSHSESVWFETERPVSVEEIRNALKNAPGVTLKDDPQNYVYPMPLESAGKDNVFVGRIRKDLADENSNTLWLTGDQIRKGAALNAVQIGEILAKGV, encoded by the coding sequence ATGATTCGCAACGTAGCCATTATGGGTGCCACCGGCGCCGTCGGCCAGGAAATCCTCTCCATCCTCGAGGAACGCAACTTCCCGCTGCAGAGCCTCAAGCTCCTCGCCTCCGAACGTAGCGCAGGCAAGGAATTCAAGTTCAAGGGCGAAACCCTCAAGTGCGAAGTCCTGAACAAGGATTCCTTCAAGGGTATCGACCTGGTGCTCAGCTCCGCCGGTGCCGCGATTTCCCAGGAATTCGCCCCCATCGCCGTGGAAAACGGCGCCGTGGTGGTGGACAACACCAGCTTCTTCCGCATGGACCCGAAGGTCCCTCTGGTCGTGCCCGAAGTGAACCCCGAAGATATCAAGCTCTACAAGGCTGAAAACGGCGGCAAGGGCATTATCGCGAACCCGAACTGCACGACCATCATGATGGTCGTGGTGCTGAACCCCATCGAGAAGATTTCTCACATCAAGAAGATTCACATTTCTTCTTACCAGAGTGCCAGCGGCGCAGGCGCCATCGCCATGGAAGAACTGAAGCAACAGTACAAGGACATCATCGAGACGGGCACCACCACCCACATCGCGAAGTTCCCGTTCCAGCTCGCCTACAACGTGATTCCGCAGATCGACAAGATGACGGAAAACGACTACACGAAGGAAGAAATGAAGATGTTCAACGAGACTCGCAAGATCATGCACTCTGACGTTCGTACGAGCGCCACCTGCGTGCGCGTGAGCTCGCTGCGTTCTCACTCTGAATCCGTTTGGTTCGAAACCGAACGTCCGGTTTCTGTCGAAGAAATCCGCAATGCCTTGAAGAACGCTCCGGGCGTGACCCTCAAGGACGATCCGCAGAACTACGTGTACCCGATGCCGCTGGAAAGCGCCGGCAAGGACAACGTGTTCGTTGGCCGTATCCGCAAGGACCTGGCCGACGAGAACAGCAACACGCTGTGGCTCACCGGTGACCAGATTCGCAAGGGCGCAGCCCTCAACGCCGTGCAGATTGGCGAGATCTTGGCCAAGGGTGTGTAA